The following are encoded together in the Oncorhynchus kisutch isolate 150728-3 linkage group LG8, Okis_V2, whole genome shotgun sequence genome:
- the pigbos1 gene encoding protein PIGBOS1, which translates to MFRRRIPFAQIAFATVLGVAGGVYIYRPMFEPQHNNSVPEALSQTEDNWMPESHGESRDGNNVPEGPVQYEINRTV; encoded by the coding sequence ATGTTTCGACGAAGGATACCCTTTGCACAGATAGCCTTTGCCACTGTGCTAGGAGTTGCTGGGGGAGTTTATATATATAGACCCATGTTTGAGCCCCAGCACAATAACTCTGTTCCAGAGGCTTTGAGTCAAACTGAGGACAATTGGATGCCTGAGAGCCACGGAGAGTCTAGAGATGGCAACAATGTGCCTGAGGGTCCTGTACAGTATGAAATCAATAGAACTGTGTAG